Proteins co-encoded in one Papaver somniferum cultivar HN1 chromosome 5, ASM357369v1, whole genome shotgun sequence genomic window:
- the LOC113280954 gene encoding putative F-box protein At1g32420, whose translation MDEDIIVCEILSRLPVKSLMRFKSVCKHWCYLIKRDPYFIDLHFSRSKSHQCLFIVELQQSIGGVGGDIICRGRRAQFVAAELSPGERGRGTVTSTIHTMSKTDLFSYSTIVGIVNGLICFVDRNKHAVCIYNISTRDQITPWIKSTLSMEEKLIGLVSGSCVYKFGFDPVSKDYKVIGKWKILDEFEIWGVLTVGENTWRKIDEAPPCYIGPSAPSVYVNGFIYWFPNRYTGGDGFIVAFEVGCEKFRTIQVPTFILRQRSDYDGDKVNVRLLEVNGSVAILRRMTVCDIKLSIYGHIDKESSTATDINSGDKNWTENKITLPAVCWDRNRFLCCDPISGTDQIIFEIHQKNSDALPDSVYLYSYELK comes from the coding sequence ATGGATGAAGATATAATAGTGTGTGAGATACTAAGCAGACTCCCTGTGAAGTCACTCATGCGGTTCAAATCTGTATGTAAACATTGGTGTTACTTAATCAAACGAGATCCATATTTCATTGATTTACACTTTTCTCGATCTAAATCACATCAATGTCTTTTCATCGTTGAGTTACAACAAAGTATTGGAGGAGTTGGAGGTGACATTATTTGCAGAGGACGTCGAGCGCAATTCGTGGCAGCTGAGTTGTCGCCGGGGGAACGAGGACGAGGTACAGTAACATCAACAATTCATACTATGAGTAAAACTGATTTGTTTAGTTACAGTACTATTGTTGGAATCGTAAACGGATTGATCTGTTTTGTTGATCGTAACAAACATGCTGTTTGCATATACAATATTAGCACGAGAGATCAAATTACACCTTGGATTAAATCAACTTTgtcgatggaagagaaattaattGGTTTAGTTAGTGGTTCTTGTGTTTATAAATTTGGTTTCGATCCGGTCAGTAAGGATTATAAAGTGATAGGCAAGTGGAAAATTTTGGATGAATTTGAAATTTGGGGGGTCTTGACTGTTGGAGAAAATACATGGAGAAAGATTGATGAGGCACCGCCTTGTTATATTGGACCAAGTGCACCTTCTGTTTATGTGAATGGTTTTATCTATTGGTTCCCAAATAGGTATACTGGTGGTGATGGATTTATAGTGGCATTTGAAGTTGGATGTGAAAAGTTCAGAACGATTCAAGTCCCTACTTTCATCCTTCGTCAGCGCTCGGATTATGATGGTGATAAAGTTAATGTTCGTCTGTTAGAAGTGAATGGGAGTGTCGCTATATTACGTAGAATGACTGTTTGTGATATCAAGTTGTCGATATATGGACACATTGACAAAGAGAGTAGTACAGCTACCGATATAAATTCTGGTGATAAGAATTGGACTGAAAATAAAATCACATTGCCTGCAGTTTGTTGGGATCGAAATCGATTTCTTTGTTGTGATCCAATCAGCGGGACAGACCAAATAATCTTCGAAATCCACCAAAAGAACTCGGATGCACTTCCAGATTCGGTGTATTTATATTCTTATGAATTGAAGTAA